One Bacteroidales bacterium genomic window, TGTTGCTGAAACGTTGTTTGCCATAGCAATACCAACATTCCTTAATGACACAGAAATCAGGTTGGTTTCACCATAATCCATCAATCCATTATTGTTACCCCCGGGTATTGGGTCACTTATAGAATTCGAGGAATAGACTACATAAGGTCCGGTTGCTGGTACGACGTCCACAACCGAACTATATCGATAAAAATTCTGTTTGGTAATCGTTACAATCATTTGGTCGGGAGGTACCTGGCCGGGAATGTTAATACTAACCGGGAAACCTGTTCCTGTTGCGGTACCAAGGATAACCCCATTCGAAGTAAGAGCAATAAAAGACCCGGCATTTGCAGTCACTTCAAAAGTAGTGACCCCGGCATAAAGCACCGGGTTATGAGTAACGGTCAGGTTCTGGGGAACTTCTGAATAAACCGTCAGAAATGCATCCCCATGATGATGGAAAAGATGATAAGTTACTTCTTTGTCGCCAGTGTTATAAGGCCAACCGGAACTTTCAAGGAAAATTTTCCCGGCTGCATTGCCAAAAGCAGGTAAAACGTCTCTTGAAGCGGGTGTTGTTCCATAATCAGGCATAAAATCCGGCCATAAATTATCGTACATACCCCATACATAAGCATCATTGACAAATGAATAGGATACTTCTGATGCTGCCATTATACCTAGCGCTCCGGAATTTTGACCGCCATAGGTATAGCGATGGAATTTTTCAGCAAATACCTCACTCGAATAATTATATTTCCCCGTCAAACAATTGATTGACATTATATACGTCAAATCTGTATTTGTGAGTCCATCAATGTTTGAGCTATAATATGCAGGTTCACCCCAACCAGATTCAGCCCCGTGATCTCTATGCTGCAGCATGAAACTACCAGCATTAATGGCATTATTTATATCAGTTGCATTACCTCCACTCCAATTGCCCAAAGTGGCCGGTGATTCAGGGATATATCCCAGTCCTGCCGGGCCAAAATAGCTCACAACGGTTGAAGTATTAGGTGCTGTAGACCATGCTGTACCAGGGGTTCCGTCATAAATTTCATTGATCCTGACAGGATTCTTACCTTGAACATTTTTCCAGTACCCCCCGACTGTTTCAGAGCATAACTGGAACCAGCGCTCTGTCTGCCATCCAAGAGCAGTTATCGGATGATCATAGAATGAGGCACTGGTAGGAGGATTTCTTTCATAATTCAGGAACTTGGAAACCATAACCTGCAACTGTGCTAAGTTATTGGCTGTTATCCTGGCCATAACAATGTCGGGTAACTGATCATTGTCAACATCTCCATAAATATTATCTGACGCACAATAGTTGTCATAAATGGGAGAAATCACGGTACTATTGATATCTGATCCAAAATCTCCCAGAAGTAGAATGGTAGCAGGTGGTATCGTCCATGTATTGTATGCATTATTAATATAGTTTTCGATAATAAGCGTTGTATTTCCTCCAATCTGGGAAAGCGTTTTTACCATTGTAAGAATTCCTTGTTCCGTCCGGAACTTTTTGATGGAATCGGCATACTGCTGAAAAGCAAGGCCGTCAGGAGTGATGATAAGGTATTCAGCACCAGTTTCTTCGGAAGGTCCGGATGTCCTGTTTCTTGAGTCATAATTAATTTTAGGTAGTTGTGAAAAATTGAAAATGGCATCTTCCAGGATTGGATCCCACCAACGACTCCGCAACCGATCTTCTCCAAAACTTCCTGTTCCACCCTGAAAACTGATTTTCACCTTCATGTCCCGATAAACGATGAGTTGTTTTGTTACCGGATTATACTGAAACGGAGTTATTCCCAACATAACAGCATCAATCCCTCTTAATTGCCTGGTTTCTGAAAGGATTACCGGTTCGGCAGGGTAAAGAGCATCCACGTTATAAATCCTGGGGTCCTTATTATAATGAAGCGGACCTTTTTCATCATCTTTAGGGATATTAGGTGCGGGGGCAAGATTAATATTGTTGAAGACTTCTTTCCGTGATGAAATTATCTCCACAAGAGGAACACAACCATTAGGAATAGCAATGAACTTGCCATTCCCGGGGAGATTCGGTGCCCCTTCGTTGTTAAAAAGAAAATTCCCGGATATGGAAATATCTTTCATTGCCTCGCCATTAATTACTACATCGTTAAGACTGAATTCTGATACTGAGAAATTGATCTCTATATCTGAAGTCCTGCTTTTCAGAAGTGTAAAGCCATGATTATTCCATGCATCCGGAAAGGAATAATTCTGAGCATTAACTGAGATGGCTAAAAAGAAAAGGATAATTCCTGAAACGAGGAAAGAAGTAAAGTGTTTCATTATGAAGAGATTAGGGTTGGGTAATATATATTTTATTGCCTGAGAAATAAGAGTTAGTTATTGCTCAGAATGCATTAATGAATTATAATAAAACCACCTTAAAAAAGTAGTCCTATCAAGGTATTACCTAAATCCTGCAACTGAATCGACCTTTGATTTCTTTATGAATTCAGGTTAGTTACCTTTCAATACCCAAAAACCCTAATTTGTTGGTCCTTAAATCAATGATTTTAATAAACCATGTCAAATATACAATAGATCTGAATATTACAAAATTTTATTGTTATTGAAATAACAATCTATCCATCTCTGCGATTATAATCTACTGCATGACGAGATTTTATTAATTTTATCACTGGAATTTTCCAGAACCAACCATTCATCTTATTTATCTATTATGAAAAATAGCCTGGTAATTGGACTGCTAATGCTTGCAATTGTAATCACAACCAATAAATCCTTTTCCCAATCGAATAAAGTGATTGACCCAGCATTCAATCTGACCATTCAACAAATTGTTTTGACCTCTGATAAGACTTTAGAGTTTGATTTATATCTGAAAAATTTAGATAAAAAACAGCCCTTTGAATTGGCATTATTACAAGCCTGTATACTTATCAATCCTGCATTTTATGAAGGGGGTGAGATCACTGTTTCACTGGTTGAAGGTAAATCGGACCTGAATGAAACTCAGAAACCCCAAGCGGTTATTTTTTCAAAGGAGACACATGCTATCAAACTTCCTTCCAGAACATTGAAACCCTATTCAAAAAATACAGGTGATGACAAACTCAGGGGCACCATCATTTCTGATAAAGGTCAAGGCACTTTTGTCTGCAGAATCAAAATAAGCAATACAATAGCTTTTACAAAAGCACCGGTAAACCTGGCTTTTAATTTTTCGAAGCAGCCCTATCCTACCATGATATCCCGGTACATTGAAAACATGAATACTCCTTTAATCTGTAATGAACAAAATTGTATCGTTAAGAAATAATACTGCGAACAAGGTTATTTTCTTTATATTTTTTTTATACCCTCACATTCTTATTTGATAAAACACTTATTATTCCGGAAATAATTTTGCTTCATCAAAAAACGAAGCAAAATGAAAACCTTTATTGTCGCCCTATTTCTTACTTTGCTGGTAGCTACCGGCATTGAATCTGAATCTTCTTCCTCATACATTCTTGCCTTGATATTGGCCATCTCTGTTTTGGCTTACCTGGTGTATAGTCTTGTTAAACCACAAAAATTCTGAGAAAATGATCCAGGCCTTAGGATTATTTTTAGGTGTTTTCCTGGTCTTCGTGTTCAGTTACTTTATTGCCAGGTTCATTGAACTAGTCTTTCATATGGACCTTTCACTGAATCAGGATCATTCAAAGATTTTAAATACAGATCAAGATGAATGAAATTTTTCAATTAGCAGTTTTCCTGGGGATCCTTACTTTGTTTACGCCTTTCCTCGGGGGATATATGGTAAAAGTTTACCAGGGAGAAAAACATTTTTTATTGCCCGTTTTAGGTTGGCTGGAAAAGCTGATCTATAAGGTTTGCAGCATAAATAAGGAAGCAGGGATGAATTGGAAAACCTATGCTTATAGCCTGGTTCTATTTAATCTGTTGGGGGAGGTATCATTTTCACATTAATGATCCTTCAACGATATATGCCCTTCAATCCGCAGCATCTTCCCGGAGCATCATGGCATTTATCTATGAATACAGCCATAAGCTTTATGACAAATACCAACTGGCAATCCTACAGCGGAGAATCAACTCTTGGATATTTAACCCAAATGACTGGATTAACTGTTCAGAATTTTCTGAGTGCTGCCACCGGTATGGCAGTAATCATTGCCGTTTTAAGAGGATTAAAGGAAAAAGGTATCCGGAAATTGGGCAATTTCTGGGTTGATATGACGCGATCAGTTATATATATCCTTCTTCCCCTTTCCATCATACTCTCAATAGCACTTGTTAGCCAGGGTGTGGTACAAAATCTATCTTCCTACCATGAAATCTCAACCCTTGAAGGTGCTACCCAGGTAATACCGGCAGGCCCTGCTGCTTCACAAATTGCAATAAAACAACTAGGGACAAACGGGGGTGGGTTTTTCGGGACTAACTCAGCACATCCATTTGAAAACCCGACACCTTTTAGTAACTTCCTTCAATTATTATCGATCCTTCTTATACCTGCAGCCCTCACTTTTACTTATGGCAAATTAGCCGGTTCCAGCCGTCAGGGGTGGACGATCTTCATTGTAATGTTAATACTCTTTACAGCAGGCTGGGTGATTTCATATGTTGCAGAAATGGGAACTTATTCCCAGCTGGGAAATTTGTTAAATATGGAGGGTAAAGAAACCCGGCTGGGCATTGGTAACAGTGTTCTTTGGTCTGTTTCGACAACAGCAGCATCAAGTGGCTCAGTGAATTCCATGCATGATAGCCTTTCACCCCTATCCGGACTTATTGCAATATTTAATATCATGCTGGGAGAGGTGATTTTTGGTGGTGTAGGGGCCGGTCTGTATGGAATGTTGATTTTTATTATCCTGACAGTCTTTATTGCCGGATTAATGGTAGGAAGAACCCCTGAATACCTGGGTAAAAAAATTGAGGCTTTTGAAGTGAAAATGGCCATTCTTGCTGTTCTTGCACCCTGTGTTGTCATATTAGTATTTTCCGGAATTGCCAGCATTCTTCCCATCGGGACTTCCAGTCTGAATAACCAGGGGCCTCATGGACTCAGTCAGATCCTTTATGCATTTAGTTCCGGTGCCGGCAATAATGGCAGTGCATTTGCCGGACTAAATACAAATACTCCATTTTATAATATTTTACTAAGCATTGCCATGGTTATAGGCCGGTTTGGAATCATTATTCCTGTGCTCGCAATAGCTGGTAGC contains:
- a CDS encoding PKD domain-containing protein, coding for MKHFTSFLVSGIILFFLAISVNAQNYSFPDAWNNHGFTLLKSRTSDIEINFSVSEFSLNDVVINGEAMKDISISGNFLFNNEGAPNLPGNGKFIAIPNGCVPLVEIISSRKEVFNNINLAPAPNIPKDDEKGPLHYNKDPRIYNVDALYPAEPVILSETRQLRGIDAVMLGITPFQYNPVTKQLIVYRDMKVKISFQGGTGSFGEDRLRSRWWDPILEDAIFNFSQLPKINYDSRNRTSGPSEETGAEYLIITPDGLAFQQYADSIKKFRTEQGILTMVKTLSQIGGNTTLIIENYINNAYNTWTIPPATILLLGDFGSDINSTVISPIYDNYCASDNIYGDVDNDQLPDIVMARITANNLAQLQVMVSKFLNYERNPPTSASFYDHPITALGWQTERWFQLCSETVGGYWKNVQGKNPVRINEIYDGTPGTAWSTAPNTSTVVSYFGPAGLGYIPESPATLGNWSGGNATDINNAINAGSFMLQHRDHGAESGWGEPAYYSSNIDGLTNTDLTYIMSINCLTGKYNYSSEVFAEKFHRYTYGGQNSGALGIMAASEVSYSFVNDAYVWGMYDNLWPDFMPDYGTTPASRDVLPAFGNAAGKIFLESSGWPYNTGDKEVTYHLFHHHGDAFLTVYSEVPQNLTVTHNPVLYAGVTTFEVTANAGSFIALTSNGVILGTATGTGFPVSINIPGQVPPDQMIVTITKQNFYRYSSVVDVVPATGPYVVYSSNSISDPIPGGNNNGLMDYGETNLISVSLRNVGIAMANNVSATLSTADPYITITDPLENYGNIDPNQTVSKSDAFSLILANNVPDQYIVPFTLNCNSGTDTWTSHFNIVANAPSLVIGAMTIQDNGPGCNNDGILDPGETANLLIATSNNGHSSLAGITGNLAISGGSSAYLSLVNSSSTLGTLNPGGSTNAVFVVTADPSTPIGTPVDLEYTVIGGAYNVLGLKQVVIGLIPTYNMTNAVITTCPGNFYDSGGASGAYLDSENYTETFYPSTPGNMIRFTFNSFETESGYDYLRIYNGTSTAAPLIGTYHGTAGPGTVTASNAAGALTFNFTSDGSVTKPGWSAGISCYNNNIPPVAGFTASSTTTAINSTVTFSDQSANIPTSWSWSFTPGTVIFMGGTDASSQNPQVQFTSIGTYDVTLTVTNAFGSNTIIKSSYINVLNYQYCTPTFTSGTSSGDFITLVQLGSINNATGASTSPYYTYYSSLSTDLLPGNSYSITLSPGTYSSGNYIAVWIDYNINGVFETTEKLGTISIAPTPATGSIAFSVPATALTGTTRMRVREVWNNSSIDPCLSYSYGETEDYNVNIVSSDKNLNLTVLLESLYSGQGMMRKAQNSTGDQFQGNIADQITIELHSADHYGTVVYSLSNVNLSIDGVAQVIIPGIYNGTYYLTVKGRNAIETTSNTPVSFNPGTINYSFENASMAYGSNLKQMPDNVWVVYCGDVNQDGVIDSQDMNIVSNQSSSFSSGYIPEDINGDGLLDAADFIIVDNCASHSITKITP
- a CDS encoding potassium-transporting ATPase subunit F gives rise to the protein MKTFIVALFLTLLVATGIESESSSSYILALILAISVLAYLVYSLVKPQKF